A stretch of Dyella sp. BiH032 DNA encodes these proteins:
- a CDS encoding methylmalonyl-CoA mutase family protein has translation MSSPAQHVSASAAVHESRPLRFVTAASLFDGHDAAINIMRRIIQSQGAEVIHLGHNRSVEDVVRAALQEDADAIALSSYQGGHVEYFKYMVDMLKEHGAAHIRVFGGGGGTITPEEIRELQAYGVERIYHPNDGMKLGLTEMIEDVMRRTREAADKRANAEKATVAPRVDIDDEISIGHLLSTIEEGHLPEAELDHLRKQWKMAGKQTPVLGVTGTGGAGKSSVVDELLLRFLHAFPDMRIAVLAVDPTRRRSGGALLGDRIRMNSLRSHRVYMRSMATRRQHAATSVVLHDCIDFLKAQPYDLVIVETAGIGQSDSEIVDLVDFPMYVMTSDYGAASQLEKIDMLDFAELVVLNKFDKRGAEDALRDVRKQWKRNRTAFALKDEEVPVYPTIASQFNDPGVTWMFSNLCRLLRDKLALPAPKWTPELDTSLKEPRATVLIPGSRVRYLAEIAEQGRGINSEIEREAQFASKAQHYYESLKDLGDARLPRELARYDSESLHEEGADRTLLTLRQRYNQALKELSHEAVHLLHDWPARYKSVTDEYNEYKVRDKTIRVENYRESLSHQKIPKVSPPKTKDWGDLLRFLMRENLPGHYPYTGGVYPYRRTGEDPTRMFAGEGTPERTNRRFHYLSQGGAATRLSTAFDSVTLYGEDPAPRPDIYGKIGNSGVNVATLDDMKKLYSGFDLSAPTSSVSMTINGPAPIILAMFMNTAIDQNVEKHLKADPARWAEAEKKIAALYPRGRPQYSGDLPKGNEGLGLGLLGITGDQLVDAETYARIKEETLQTVRGTVQADILKEDQAQNTCIFSTEFALRMMGDIQQYFVDHKVRNFYSVSISGYHIAEAGANPISQLAFTLSNGFTIVEYYLARGMHIDDFAPNLSFFFSNGMDPEYTVIGRVARRIWARAMRERYGASARSQMLKYHIQTSGRSLHAQEIQFNDIRTTLQALYALFDNCNSLHTNAYDEAITTPTEESVRRAVAIQLIINRELGLNFNENPWQGSFVVDALTDLVEEAVYREFEAISERGGVLGAMDTMYQRGKIQEESMYYEQKKHDGSLPLIGVNTFLPKDHGGEIATEIELIRSTEEEKGQQIDNVQAFAKARNGLAPNSLKALQNTARERRNVFEQLMEAVKYNSLGQISHALYDVGGEYRRNM, from the coding sequence ATGAGTTCCCCCGCCCAGCACGTTTCCGCGAGTGCTGCAGTGCACGAAAGCCGTCCCCTGCGCTTCGTCACAGCCGCCAGCTTGTTCGATGGCCATGACGCGGCGATCAATATCATGCGCCGCATCATTCAGTCGCAGGGCGCGGAAGTGATCCATCTGGGCCACAACCGCTCGGTGGAGGACGTGGTCCGCGCCGCCCTGCAGGAAGACGCCGACGCCATCGCGCTTTCGTCGTACCAGGGCGGCCACGTCGAGTACTTCAAGTACATGGTGGACATGCTGAAGGAGCATGGCGCCGCGCACATCCGCGTGTTCGGCGGCGGCGGCGGCACCATCACCCCGGAGGAAATCCGCGAGCTGCAGGCCTACGGCGTGGAGCGCATCTACCACCCGAACGACGGCATGAAGCTCGGCCTCACCGAGATGATCGAGGACGTCATGCGCCGCACCCGCGAGGCCGCCGATAAGCGCGCCAACGCGGAAAAGGCCACGGTCGCGCCGCGGGTGGACATCGACGATGAAATCTCCATCGGCCACCTGCTCTCGACGATCGAGGAAGGCCACCTGCCCGAGGCGGAGCTCGACCACCTGCGCAAGCAGTGGAAGATGGCCGGCAAGCAGACGCCCGTGCTCGGCGTCACCGGCACGGGCGGCGCGGGCAAGTCCTCGGTGGTGGACGAACTGCTGCTGCGTTTCCTGCATGCCTTTCCGGACATGCGCATCGCGGTGCTCGCGGTCGACCCGACCCGCCGCCGCAGCGGCGGTGCGCTGCTGGGCGACCGCATCCGCATGAACTCGCTGCGCAGCCATCGCGTGTACATGCGCTCGATGGCCACGCGCCGCCAGCACGCAGCCACCAGCGTGGTGCTGCATGACTGCATCGATTTCCTCAAGGCGCAGCCCTACGACCTGGTGATCGTGGAAACCGCCGGCATCGGCCAGAGCGACTCGGAGATCGTGGACCTGGTCGATTTCCCGATGTACGTGATGACCAGCGACTACGGCGCCGCCAGTCAGCTCGAAAAGATCGACATGCTGGACTTCGCCGAACTCGTCGTGCTCAACAAGTTCGACAAGCGCGGTGCCGAAGACGCGCTGCGCGACGTGCGCAAGCAGTGGAAGCGCAACCGCACCGCCTTCGCCCTCAAGGACGAGGAGGTGCCGGTCTATCCGACCATCGCCAGCCAGTTCAACGATCCGGGCGTGACCTGGATGTTCAGCAACCTGTGCCGGCTGCTGCGCGACAAGCTCGCGTTGCCCGCGCCGAAGTGGACGCCGGAGCTGGACACCTCGCTGAAGGAGCCGCGTGCCACCGTGCTGATTCCGGGCAGCCGCGTGCGCTACCTGGCCGAGATCGCCGAGCAGGGCCGCGGCATCAACAGCGAGATCGAGCGCGAGGCGCAGTTCGCCAGCAAGGCGCAGCACTACTACGAATCGCTGAAGGACCTGGGCGACGCGCGTCTGCCGCGCGAACTGGCACGCTACGACAGCGAGTCCTTGCATGAGGAAGGAGCCGACCGCACCCTGCTCACGCTGCGCCAGCGCTACAACCAGGCGCTGAAGGAGCTCAGCCACGAAGCCGTGCACCTGCTGCACGACTGGCCGGCGCGCTACAAGTCGGTCACGGACGAGTACAACGAGTACAAGGTGCGCGACAAGACGATCCGCGTCGAGAACTATCGCGAATCGCTCAGTCACCAGAAGATCCCGAAGGTGTCGCCGCCCAAGACCAAGGACTGGGGCGATCTGCTGCGCTTCCTGATGCGCGAGAACCTGCCGGGCCATTACCCCTACACCGGCGGCGTGTATCCGTACCGCCGCACCGGCGAGGACCCGACCCGCATGTTCGCGGGCGAGGGTACGCCCGAGCGCACCAACCGCCGCTTCCATTACCTGAGCCAGGGCGGCGCGGCCACGCGCCTGTCCACCGCCTTCGATTCGGTCACGCTGTACGGCGAGGACCCGGCGCCGCGTCCGGACATCTACGGCAAGATCGGCAACTCCGGCGTCAACGTCGCCACGCTGGACGACATGAAGAAGCTGTATTCCGGCTTCGATCTCAGCGCGCCGACCAGCTCGGTGTCGATGACCATCAACGGCCCGGCGCCGATCATCCTCGCGATGTTCATGAACACCGCGATCGACCAGAACGTGGAGAAGCACCTCAAGGCCGATCCCGCGCGCTGGGCCGAAGCCGAGAAGAAGATCGCCGCGCTGTATCCGCGCGGCCGCCCGCAGTATTCCGGCGACTTGCCCAAGGGCAACGAAGGCCTGGGCCTGGGGTTGCTGGGCATCACCGGCGACCAGCTGGTGGATGCGGAAACCTATGCGCGCATCAAGGAAGAAACCCTGCAGACAGTGCGCGGCACCGTGCAGGCGGACATCCTCAAGGAAGACCAGGCGCAGAACACCTGCATCTTCAGCACCGAGTTCGCGCTGCGCATGATGGGCGACATCCAGCAGTACTTCGTCGACCACAAGGTGCGCAACTTCTATTCGGTGTCGATCTCCGGCTACCACATCGCCGAAGCCGGCGCGAACCCGATCAGCCAGCTGGCCTTCACGCTGTCCAACGGCTTCACCATCGTCGAGTACTACCTTGCGCGCGGCATGCACATCGACGACTTCGCGCCGAACCTGTCGTTCTTCTTCTCCAACGGCATGGATCCGGAGTACACCGTGATCGGCCGCGTGGCCCGTCGCATCTGGGCACGCGCCATGCGCGAGCGCTACGGCGCCAGCGCGCGCAGCCAGATGCTGAAGTACCACATCCAGACCTCCGGCCGCTCGCTGCACGCGCAGGAGATCCAGTTCAACGACATCCGCACCACGCTGCAGGCGCTGTATGCGCTGTTCGACAACTGCAACAGCCTGCACACCAACGCCTACGACGAGGCGATCACCACGCCGACCGAGGAGAGCGTGCGCCGCGCGGTGGCCATCCAGCTGATCATCAACCGCGAGCTGGGCCTGAACTTCAACGAAAACCCGTGGCAGGGCAGCTTCGTGGTGGATGCGCTCACCGACCTGGTGGAAGAAGCCGTATACCGCGAGTTCGAGGCGATCAGCGAGCGCGGCGGCGTGCTTGGCGCGATGGACACCATGTACCAGCGCGGCAAGATCCAGGAAGAGTCGATGTACTACGAGCAGAAGAAGCACGACGGCAGTCTCCCGCTGATCGGCGTGAACACCTTCCTGCCCAAGGACCACGGCGGCGAGATCGCCACCGAGATCGAGCTGATCCGTTCTACCGAAGAGGAAAAGGGTCAGCAGATCGACAACGTGCAGGCCTTCGCCAAAGCCCGCAACGGCCTGGCCCCGAACAGCCTCAAGGCGTTGCAGAACACCGCGCGCGAACGCCGCAATGTGTTCGAGCAGCTGATGGAGGCGGTGAAGTACAACTCGCTGGGCCAGATCAGCCACGCGCTGTACGACGTGGGTGGCGAGTACCGCCGGAACATGTAA
- a CDS encoding PepSY-associated TM helix domain-containing protein translates to MSNPSHPPARHPRRFRDLLRKLHLWLGLSVGLVFAVLALSGTVLAWQAEWLRWQHPELFRHALPTAEQKAVVLRSIHDAHWPAPLRSVELPSAELPVWQVSLAGEVRVYLDPADGRELMTRSKADDAVLWLRDLHTHLLSGKNGEAALGVIGVAELLLILIGLVLWWPRRGHWRHAVRMYAQPPTRRWRSWHQSVAALAFPLLLLSTLTGVTLIYKDTTRTALAALFGDPSPPPKAPAVEPRDAPMQWGASLEAAQAALPAAELHRIAMPGAKNAALIIRARGPEEWNAAGRSVVVVDPYTATVLSVYDAQTQGAGAKLVDKIYPVHSGGVGGLPWQLVIAVTGVLPAFFLVTGFLFWRTRTYHLKHARLASR, encoded by the coding sequence ATGTCCAACCCCTCACATCCGCCCGCCCGCCATCCGAGGCGCTTCCGCGATCTGTTGCGCAAGCTGCATCTGTGGCTGGGGCTGAGTGTCGGGCTGGTGTTTGCCGTGCTGGCGCTTTCGGGGACGGTGCTGGCTTGGCAGGCGGAGTGGTTGCGCTGGCAGCATCCGGAGCTGTTCCGCCATGCCTTGCCCACCGCGGAGCAGAAAGCGGTAGTGCTGCGGAGCATTCACGACGCGCATTGGCCGGCGCCGCTGCGCAGCGTCGAACTGCCGAGTGCGGAGCTGCCGGTCTGGCAGGTCTCGTTGGCGGGGGAGGTGCGGGTGTATCTGGATCCGGCCGACGGGCGCGAGTTGATGACGCGCTCCAAGGCGGATGACGCCGTGCTCTGGCTGCGCGACCTGCACACGCACCTGCTGAGCGGCAAGAACGGCGAAGCCGCGCTGGGTGTCATCGGCGTGGCGGAGCTCCTGCTGATTCTCATCGGCCTCGTCCTGTGGTGGCCGCGGCGAGGGCATTGGCGGCACGCGGTGCGGATGTATGCCCAGCCGCCGACGCGCCGTTGGCGCAGCTGGCACCAGAGCGTCGCCGCGCTGGCGTTTCCTTTGCTGCTGCTCAGCACGCTCACGGGTGTGACGCTGATCTACAAGGACACGACGCGCACCGCGCTCGCCGCCCTGTTCGGCGACCCGAGCCCTCCACCGAAAGCGCCGGCGGTCGAACCTCGCGACGCACCGATGCAATGGGGCGCGTCGCTCGAAGCGGCGCAGGCCGCCTTGCCTGCGGCGGAGCTGCACCGCATCGCCATGCCCGGCGCGAAGAACGCCGCGCTCATCATCCGCGCGCGCGGGCCGGAGGAATGGAATGCCGCGGGGCGCAGCGTCGTGGTGGTCGATCCCTACACGGCCACCGTGCTGTCGGTGTACGACGCGCAGACGCAAGGAGCGGGCGCGAAGCTGGTAGACAAGATCTATCCGGTGCATTCCGGTGGCGTGGGCGGCTTGCCGTGGCAACTGGTGATTGCCGTCACCGGCGTGCTGCCCGCGTTCTTCCTGGTCACCGGATTCCTGTTCTGGCGCACGCGCACATACCACCTCAAGCACGCGCGACTGGCGTCGCGCTAG
- a CDS encoding transporter has product MGVRRAATKKGFRRHLAAGLLAGLASSAAMGQDAVAPIRQARDDAWWTGPMLANGAETLPAGHVLIEPYIYDVTTPGVDAFGSRAYVLYGLTDRLTVGMIPIIGYNRVSGAPNSSGIGLGDQILQAQYRLIRFHEGSWVPTVSLMLQETVPTGRYDRLGRRPANGMGGGAYATTLGVNMQSYFWMPNGRILRARLNVTGTVPGRADVAGVSTYGTGEYFQGHARAGRNVYVGAAVEYSLTTRWVLALDLTYSHNGDTVVKGFDFLPGAEPLRVNRKSGRSDAVGYAPAIEYNWSPNVGVLFGVRVVAGGHNTQRSVTPAIALNYVH; this is encoded by the coding sequence GTGGGCGTGCGGCGTGCGGCAACGAAGAAGGGTTTCCGGCGGCATCTGGCGGCAGGCCTGCTGGCCGGGCTGGCGTCGTCGGCGGCGATGGGACAGGACGCGGTCGCGCCCATCCGGCAGGCGCGCGACGATGCCTGGTGGACCGGACCCATGCTGGCCAATGGCGCGGAAACCCTGCCGGCCGGCCATGTGCTGATCGAGCCCTACATCTATGACGTGACGACGCCCGGCGTGGATGCGTTCGGTTCCCGCGCCTACGTGCTGTACGGCCTGACTGACCGGCTTACTGTCGGCATGATTCCGATCATCGGCTACAACCGCGTCAGCGGCGCGCCGAACAGCTCTGGCATCGGCCTGGGCGACCAGATCCTGCAGGCGCAGTACCGTCTGATCCGCTTCCACGAAGGGAGCTGGGTGCCCACCGTCTCGCTGATGCTGCAGGAGACCGTGCCCACCGGTCGCTACGACCGCCTGGGACGGCGCCCGGCCAATGGCATGGGCGGCGGCGCGTACGCCACCACATTAGGCGTCAACATGCAGAGCTACTTCTGGATGCCGAACGGACGCATCCTGCGCGCGCGCCTCAACGTCACCGGTACGGTGCCCGGGCGCGCGGACGTGGCGGGTGTCAGCACCTATGGCACGGGCGAGTATTTCCAGGGCCATGCGCGTGCCGGGCGCAACGTGTATGTCGGCGCGGCAGTCGAGTACAGCCTGACGACGCGCTGGGTGTTGGCGCTGGACCTGACGTATAGCCACAACGGGGACACGGTGGTGAAGGGTTTCGACTTCCTGCCGGGGGCGGAGCCGCTGCGCGTGAACCGCAAGTCGGGACGCAGCGATGCGGTGGGGTATGCGCCGGCGATCGAGTACAACTGGTCGCCGAATGTGGGGGTGTTGTTCGGGGTGAGGGTGGTTGCGGGCGGGCACAACACGCAGCGTTCGGTGACGCCGGCGATTGCGCTCAATTATGTGCATTGA
- a CDS encoding PLP-dependent aminotransferase family protein: MPRASTSFLPPIALEPGSGVPIYQQLSDWFRRAIADGQLRPGQRVPSTRSLASELRVSRLPVLSAYEQLLAEGYLQSFVGAGTCVASSIPQETPKPPRPRASTAARPLPAGAARRVAQRVATMRGYEQTWLDSQGAFRVGLPALEHFPSALWAKLLARHARAPSAEALVYGDPRGCPQLREAIADYLGAVRAVRADASQVFITTGSQHGVQICAHALLDAGDRAWLEDPGYPGARQAFGTVGAQVVPVPVDQEGLDVAAGIRRAPDARLAYISPSHQFPLGMTMSAARRMQLLQWAARAGAWIVEDDYDSEYRFGGRPVASLQGLDTEARVIYVGTFSKVMFPSLRLGYMVVPKDLVPAFAACRDALDTCTSTLPQLAMNDFIREGHFARHIRRMRMLYAERRAALVASIRTHLPDLLEVIGAEAGMQLVALLPPGVDDVALSRRAAQMGVSARPLSPCYAAPPARGGVIMGYGGADARALDEAVRRLARCL; the protein is encoded by the coding sequence ATGCCGCGCGCGTCCACCTCATTCCTGCCGCCGATCGCCCTCGAACCCGGCAGCGGCGTGCCCATCTACCAGCAGCTGTCGGACTGGTTCCGCCGCGCCATCGCCGACGGCCAGCTGCGGCCCGGCCAGCGCGTACCCTCCACGCGCAGCCTCGCCAGCGAGCTGAGAGTGTCGCGGCTGCCGGTGCTCAGCGCCTACGAGCAGTTGCTGGCGGAGGGCTACCTGCAGAGCTTCGTCGGCGCCGGCACCTGCGTGGCCAGCTCCATTCCCCAGGAAACGCCGAAGCCGCCCCGCCCCCGCGCGAGCACGGCCGCCCGGCCGCTTCCCGCCGGCGCCGCCCGCCGCGTGGCGCAACGCGTGGCGACGATGCGCGGCTATGAGCAGACCTGGCTGGACAGCCAGGGGGCGTTCCGCGTGGGTCTTCCGGCGCTGGAGCATTTTCCGTCGGCGCTGTGGGCGAAGCTGCTCGCCCGGCATGCGCGCGCACCCAGCGCGGAGGCGCTGGTCTACGGCGATCCGCGCGGCTGCCCGCAGCTGCGCGAGGCCATCGCGGACTACCTCGGCGCGGTACGCGCCGTACGCGCCGATGCCTCCCAAGTGTTCATCACCACCGGCTCGCAGCACGGTGTGCAGATCTGTGCGCATGCGCTGCTCGACGCGGGCGACCGCGCCTGGCTGGAGGATCCCGGCTACCCCGGCGCGCGCCAGGCTTTCGGCACCGTGGGTGCGCAGGTGGTGCCGGTACCGGTCGACCAGGAAGGCCTGGACGTGGCCGCGGGCATCCGCCGCGCGCCGGACGCGCGGCTGGCCTACATCTCCCCCTCGCACCAGTTCCCGCTGGGCATGACGATGAGCGCCGCGCGGCGCATGCAACTGCTGCAATGGGCCGCGCGGGCCGGCGCCTGGATCGTCGAGGACGACTACGACAGCGAATACCGCTTCGGCGGCCGTCCGGTCGCCTCGCTGCAGGGGCTGGATACGGAGGCGCGCGTGATCTACGTCGGCACCTTCAGCAAGGTGATGTTCCCTTCCCTGCGCCTGGGCTACATGGTGGTGCCGAAGGACCTGGTGCCCGCCTTCGCCGCCTGCCGCGACGCGCTGGACACCTGCACCTCCACGCTGCCCCAGCTGGCGATGAACGACTTCATCCGCGAAGGCCATTTCGCACGCCACATCCGCCGCATGCGCATGCTGTACGCGGAGCGCCGCGCGGCTCTGGTGGCGTCCATCCGCACCCACCTGCCGGACCTGCTCGAAGTGATCGGCGCCGAAGCGGGCATGCAATTGGTGGCGCTGCTGCCGCCCGGCGTGGACGACGTGGCCTTGTCGCGCCGCGCCGCGCAGATGGGCGTTTCGGCGCGGCCGCTATCGCCGTGCTACGCCGCGCCGCCCGCGCGCGGTGGCGTGATCATGGGCTATGGCGGCGCCGACGCCCGCGCCCTCGACGAGGCGGTGCGCCGGCTCGCGCGCTGCCTGTGA
- a CDS encoding YceI family protein: MQSQSLRTLAFAVLALAGTAAHAASATYTIDPAHTYPSFEADHFGGLSVWRGKFDRTSGKVTLDKAAGTGTVDITVDMNSANFGLDKMDEAARGPELFETAKYPTATYKGKLTGFVDGKPTKVVGELTLHGVTRPLELTVHSFKCMPHPLLKRELCGADASATFQRDAFGMGAGKDYGFKMDVALRIQVEAIVDEAGSKVAER, encoded by the coding sequence ATGCAAAGCCAATCCCTGCGCACCCTGGCCTTCGCCGTCCTGGCCCTGGCCGGCACCGCCGCCCATGCCGCCTCCGCGACCTACACCATCGACCCTGCCCACACCTACCCAAGCTTCGAGGCCGACCACTTCGGCGGGCTCTCGGTGTGGCGCGGCAAGTTCGACCGCACCAGCGGCAAGGTCACCCTGGACAAGGCCGCCGGCACCGGTACGGTCGACATCACGGTGGACATGAACAGCGCCAACTTCGGCCTGGACAAGATGGACGAAGCAGCGCGCGGGCCCGAGCTGTTCGAGACCGCCAAGTACCCGACGGCTACCTACAAGGGCAAGCTCACCGGCTTCGTCGACGGCAAGCCGACCAAGGTCGTGGGTGAGCTGACCCTGCACGGCGTGACGCGGCCGCTGGAACTGACCGTCCATTCGTTCAAGTGCATGCCGCACCCGCTGCTCAAGCGCGAGCTGTGCGGTGCGGACGCCAGCGCCACGTTCCAGCGCGATGCGTTCGGCATGGGCGCCGGCAAGGATTACGGCTTCAAGATGGACGTGGCGCTGCGCATCCAGGTGGAGGCGATCGTCGATGAGGCCGGCAGCAAGGTGGCGGAGCGCTGA